The following are encoded together in the Lactuca sativa cultivar Salinas chromosome 1, Lsat_Salinas_v11, whole genome shotgun sequence genome:
- the LOC111887884 gene encoding dirigent protein 22 — protein MAKAFFCLLLPLLIAFSQTSPTTGADSTFVQSVKRNPMKLRSEKLSHFRFYWHDIISGPNPTAVNIVQPPGNKTTPTGFGMINMIDDPLTEKPEADSKLLGRAQGLYGLASQGEPGLLMAMNFVFSTGKYNGSTLTILGRNPVFHKVREMPVIGGSGLFRFARGYVQASTHTFDLKTGDAVVEYNVYVMHY, from the coding sequence ATGGCAAAAGCTTTCTTCTGCCTCCTTCTCCCACTCCTCATCGCCTTCTCTCAAACATCTCCGACCACCGGAGCAGATTCCACCTTCGTGCAATCCGTAAAACGGAACCCAATGAAGCTCCGATCAGAAAAACTCAGCCACTTCCGATTCTACTGGCACGATATCATCAGTGGCCCCAACCCGACGGCCGTCAACATCGTGCAACCGCCTGGCAACAAAACAACACCCACCGGATTCGGTATGATCAACATGATCGACGATCCATTGACGGAAAAACCAGAAGCAGATTCCAAGTTATTGGGGAGAGCACAGGGGTTGTACGGACTGGCGTCACAGGGGGAGCCTGGGTTGTTAATGGCGATGAACTTTGTGTTTTCAACAGGAAAGTATAATGGGAGTACTTTGACGATTTTGGGGCGGAATCCGGTGTTTCATAAGGTGAGAGAGATGCCGGTGATCGGAGGAAGTGGGCTTTTCCGGTTTGCTAGAGGGTATGTTCAGGCGAGTACGCATACTTTTGATTTGAAAACAGGGGATGCAGTTGTTGAGTATAATGTTTATGTTATGCATTATTGA